The following are from one region of the Camelus dromedarius isolate mCamDro1 chromosome 16, mCamDro1.pat, whole genome shotgun sequence genome:
- the LOC105103683 gene encoding olfactory receptor-like protein DTMT, giving the protein MKIGNQTVISEFLLLGLPIEPDQRDLFYALFLAMYLTTILGNLLIIVLIRLDSHLHTPMYLFLSNLSFSDLCFSSVTMPKLLQNMQSEVPSIPYAGCLTQMYFFLLFADLESFLLVAMAYDRYVAICFPLHYTTIMSPKLCLSLVVLSWVLTIFISLLHTLLMAQLSFCADNVIPHFFCDMSALLKLACSDIQINEMVIFILGGLVIIVPFLLIFLSYARIVSSILKVPSARGIRKAFSTCGSHLSVVSLFYGTIIGLYLCPSANNSTVKETIMAVMYTVVTPMLNPFIYSLRNQDIKGALGRAFSKQTIHFSLGQ; this is encoded by the coding sequence atgaaaattgGAAACCAAACTGTCAtctcagagttcctcctcctgggcctgcccATTGAACCAGATCAGCGAGACCTGTTCTATGCTCTGTTCCTGGCCATGTATCTTACCACCATCCTTGGGAACCTCCTCATCATTGTCCTCATTCGACTGGACTCTCACCTCCACACGCCCATGTATTTGTTTCTCAgcaatttgtctttctctgacctctgctttTCCTCTGTCACAATGCCCAAATTGCTGCAGAACATGCAGAGTGAAGTCCCATCCATCCCGTATGCAGGATGCCTGACCCAAATGTACTTCTTCCTGCTTTTTGCAGACCTAGAGAGCTTCCTCCTTGTGgccatggcctatgaccgctatgtggccatctgcttCCCCCTGCACTACACCACCATCATGAGCCCCAAGCTCTGTCTGTCCCTGGTGGTGCTGTCCTGGGTGCTGACCATATTCATCTCTTTGTTGCACACCTTGCTGATGGCTCAACTGTCTTTCTGTGCTGATAATGTGATCCCCCACTTTTTCTGTGACATGTCAGCTCTGCTAAAGTTGGCCTGCTCTGACATTCAGATAAATGAAATGGTGATTTTTATCTTGGGTGGGCTTGTCATTATTGTTCCATTTCTGTTGATCTTTTTATCCTATGCTCGAATAGTGTCCTCCATCCTCAAGGTCCCTTCTGCCAGGGGTATCCGCAAGGCCTTCTCCACCTGTGGCTCCCACCTCTCTGTGGTGTCTCTCTTTTATGGGACAATCATTGGCCTCTACTTGTGCCCTTCAGCTAACAATTCTACTGTTAAGGAGACTATCATGGCTGTGATGTACACTGTGGTGACCCCCATGCTGAACCCCTTTATTTACAGTCTGAGGAATCAAGACATAAAGGGAGCCCTGGGAAGAGCCTTTTCAAAGCAGACAATTCACTTTTCTCTGGGACAGTGA